In the Chroococcidiopsis sp. SAG 2025 genome, one interval contains:
- a CDS encoding glycerol-3-phosphate acyltransferase produces the protein MQQVWGVLAIFILCPLLGGLPLIAWITRTLTGRRLERMGTGNISVSAAFYHGGKLAGILAVLSEALKGIAAVLLARAFFPTQPAWELIALIALVMGRYWVGKGAGTTNVVWGYVVHDWRVALLVFLIGGISFTLLREKELGRFGVLFLFPTITALLHLNDFGRIIAAIALAILIGWIYKKIPDDLDLSPTTGQAGSEKMFRFFRGDKAIVSLDDRLDPQKVGDKAATLSQLKSWGYPVPMGWVLVPGDDPEPLIQALQPSATQPLVVRSSAIGEDSEQAAAAGQYETVLQVTSRSMLRQAIARTQASYDLPNAVEYRRTRGQIDAAMAVLIQKQVQGVFSGVAFSRDPITQQGDAVAIEALPGEAQQVVSGRLTPEQYRVAIADVETLDVETLNVETLHVTSLQMNGEGDVPLELIKQVALLARKIEDRYHGIPQDIEWSYDGNQLWLLQSRPITTLLPIWTRKIAAEVIPGVIRPLTWSINRPLTCGVWGEIFTIVLGDRSQGLDFNETATLHYSRAYFNASLLGQIFRLMGLPAESLEFLTRGAKFSKPPLSSTLKNVPGLLRLLGRELSLVRDFQQDERQYFRPGLTKLEQRSPQELSTRELLERIEGILSLLKRATYYSILAPLSAALRQAVFRVRDDKIDNSQTPEVAALREIAALAKKARKIAPQLSPERAFEQLEDTAPGREILQQFEQLLDRYGYLSQVGTDIAVPTWKEEAQVVRELFMQMLSVEEGSFRSDRLDMQRDPTRVQQRIDLKGRVTQVYSRLLAELRWCFVRLEEISLQSGQLSQPGDIFFLEFPEVQRVVAEDVEFISQLTQLVEARRSQFDRDSQLNPIPALIYGNSPPTPHARTGGFGNPPLQAPSSLLKGIPASSGQVTGTIIVLHDWQMLPEIDKTTILVVPYTDSGWVAAIARAGGLIAEVGGRLSHGAIVAREYGIPAVMDVRDATHLLRDGQQVRLDGQQGTVEILGSD, from the coding sequence ATGCAGCAAGTTTGGGGTGTACTTGCGATTTTCATTCTCTGCCCCTTATTGGGCGGACTACCGTTAATTGCTTGGATAACTCGTACCCTGACTGGGAGACGACTGGAGCGGATGGGAACTGGTAATATCAGTGTCTCAGCCGCTTTTTATCATGGTGGTAAGTTAGCGGGCATTTTAGCGGTGCTATCAGAGGCATTGAAAGGGATTGCCGCAGTTCTGCTAGCACGGGCATTTTTTCCAACTCAACCAGCGTGGGAATTAATTGCCCTAATTGCCTTGGTCATGGGTCGCTACTGGGTTGGGAAAGGCGCGGGAACCACAAATGTCGTTTGGGGTTATGTCGTCCATGATTGGCGAGTCGCGCTGTTGGTATTTTTAATTGGCGGGATTAGTTTTACTCTGCTGCGGGAAAAAGAGCTGGGAAGATTTGGCGTATTATTTCTCTTTCCCACAATTACGGCACTATTACACTTAAATGATTTTGGTAGAATTATCGCCGCGATCGCCTTAGCAATATTAATTGGCTGGATTTACAAAAAGATTCCCGACGATCTAGATTTATCTCCAACAACAGGACAAGCCGGATCTGAAAAAATGTTTCGTTTTTTTCGCGGTGATAAGGCAATTGTTTCTCTCGACGACCGACTCGATCCTCAAAAAGTCGGCGATAAGGCAGCTACTTTATCTCAACTGAAAAGCTGGGGTTATCCCGTACCGATGGGTTGGGTACTCGTACCAGGAGACGACCCAGAACCTCTAATTCAAGCTTTGCAACCTTCAGCTACCCAACCGCTAGTCGTCCGTTCCTCAGCAATTGGAGAAGACTCGGAACAAGCGGCGGCGGCGGGACAGTATGAAACCGTACTGCAAGTTACCAGTCGCTCTATGTTAAGGCAGGCGATCGCCCGTACTCAAGCTTCCTACGACCTGCCAAATGCAGTAGAGTATCGTCGTACTAGGGGACAAATCGACGCAGCAATGGCTGTGTTGATTCAAAAGCAAGTGCAGGGAGTTTTTTCTGGCGTAGCTTTTAGCCGCGACCCAATTACCCAGCAAGGGGATGCTGTTGCGATAGAAGCTTTGCCTGGTGAAGCGCAACAGGTGGTTTCGGGGCGATTGACTCCAGAACAATACCGAGTTGCGATCGCAGATGTAGAAACGTTAGATGTAGAGACATTAAATGTAGAGACGTTACATGTAACGTCTCTACAAATGAATGGTGAAGGAGACGTACCGCTAGAACTAATTAAACAAGTTGCCCTTCTCGCCCGCAAAATTGAAGATCGATACCACGGCATTCCTCAAGATATTGAGTGGAGTTACGACGGGAACCAATTGTGGCTGCTGCAATCGCGCCCGATTACAACTCTTCTGCCAATTTGGACGCGCAAGATTGCGGCTGAAGTGATTCCTGGGGTAATTCGCCCGTTAACTTGGTCGATCAACCGTCCGCTAACTTGTGGCGTGTGGGGGGAGATTTTTACAATTGTTTTGGGCGATCGTTCCCAAGGGTTAGATTTTAACGAAACAGCAACGCTGCACTACTCCCGCGCCTATTTCAATGCGTCGTTGTTAGGACAAATTTTTCGATTGATGGGTTTGCCTGCGGAAAGTCTGGAGTTTTTGACCAGGGGAGCTAAGTTTAGCAAACCGCCTTTGAGTTCCACGTTAAAAAATGTACCTGGGTTGCTGCGGTTGCTGGGTCGTGAATTGAGTTTAGTCCGAGATTTTCAACAAGACGAGCGGCAATATTTTCGTCCTGGTTTGACTAAGTTAGAACAGCGATCGCCGCAAGAACTTTCGACCAGAGAATTGCTAGAACGGATAGAAGGAATTTTATCACTGCTCAAACGGGCTACTTATTATAGTATTTTGGCTCCCTTAAGCGCTGCGCTACGACAAGCGGTATTTCGAGTTCGGGATGACAAAATCGACAACAGCCAAACGCCAGAAGTAGCCGCATTGCGCGAAATTGCAGCTTTGGCAAAAAAAGCTCGAAAAATCGCGCCGCAATTATCTCCAGAACGAGCATTTGAGCAGTTGGAAGATACTGCGCCCGGGAGAGAAATTTTGCAGCAGTTCGAGCAATTGCTCGATCGCTACGGCTATTTGAGTCAGGTAGGCACAGATATCGCGGTTCCCACTTGGAAGGAGGAAGCGCAGGTAGTACGAGAATTATTTATGCAGATGTTGAGCGTGGAGGAAGGCAGTTTTAGAAGCGATCGCTTAGACATGCAACGCGATCCAACGAGAGTTCAGCAACGCATAGATCTTAAAGGGCGAGTTACGCAGGTATACAGCCGCTTATTAGCAGAATTACGCTGGTGTTTCGTGCGACTAGAGGAGATATCTTTGCAGTCAGGACAATTATCTCAACCTGGTGATATTTTCTTTTTAGAATTTCCTGAAGTGCAGCGAGTTGTTGCTGAAGATGTGGAGTTTATATCTCAATTAACACAATTAGTCGAAGCGAGGCGATCGCAATTCGATCGAGACAGCCAACTCAATCCCATACCCGCTTTGATCTACGGTAATTCTCCCCCCACACCTCACGCCCGTACGGGCGGGTTTGGAAACCCGCCCCTACAGGCTCCCAGCTCCCTGTTAAAAGGAATTCCCGCTAGTTCCGGTCAAGTCACGGGAACGATTATCGTGTTGCACGATTGGCAAATGCTGCCAGAAATCGATAAAACAACAATTTTAGTCGTGCCTTACACCGATTCCGGTTGGGTAGCTGCGATCGCTAGGGCTGGAGGATTGATCGCCGAAGTCGGAGGAAGATTATCTCATGGAGCGATCGTTGCGCGCGAGTATGGCATTCCTGCGGTGATGGATGTGCGCGACGCAACTCATTTATTGCGCGACGGTCAACAGGTACGGCTCGACGGTCAACAGGGTACGGTAGAGATTCTCGGCAGCGATTGA